One segment of Paenibacillus sp. FSL R7-0337 DNA contains the following:
- a CDS encoding ubiquinol-cytochrome c reductase iron-sulfur subunit has translation MSSLNEEEESLPQEPPSRNEMSRRQFLTYTLGGATAFMGAGVLLPMVRFAVDPILQKKGEGEFIKVAEASKITEEPQEFTFELPQQDGWYASTAMLTAWIRKDANGDIYALSPICKHLGCTVGWNNDKAFPDEYHCPCHGARYTKQGRQLAVAAKPLDQYTTKIDGGWVYLGEIVPNTVSAKEA, from the coding sequence ATGAGCAGCCTTAATGAAGAAGAAGAGTCACTTCCGCAAGAACCGCCCAGCCGAAACGAGATGTCACGCAGACAGTTTTTGACCTATACGCTAGGAGGGGCTACCGCCTTTATGGGTGCCGGAGTTCTTTTGCCGATGGTCCGGTTTGCTGTAGATCCGATTCTGCAGAAAAAAGGCGAGGGAGAATTCATCAAGGTAGCGGAAGCGTCCAAAATTACAGAGGAGCCCCAGGAGTTCACCTTCGAGCTTCCGCAGCAGGACGGATGGTATGCCAGTACAGCGATGCTTACGGCGTGGATTCGTAAAGACGCGAACGGAGATATTTATGCGCTTTCACCCATCTGCAAGCATCTGGGCTGCACGGTAGGCTGGAATAATGACAAGGCGTTTCCAGATGAATATCATTGCCCTTGCCATGGCGCCCGCTATACGAAGCAGGGCCGGCAACTGGCGGTGGCTGCCAAGCCGCTGGACCAATACACCACCAAGATTGACGGAGGCTGGGTATATCTCGGTGAAATCGTCCCTAATACTGTTTCGGCGAAGGAGGCGTGA
- a CDS encoding DUF2487 family protein, with protein MKFSDFDRRAWEIDGQYYDTCIIPYSGLQGTENPPETATLLERQRDFLELAEQPYKGRVVTYPAVQYAGPGMTAIVNELCRKVKSSGFQYVIVMSANEGLRKEDVFESDLLLCLTEIMSDSRASVSAYVRSEIQALWQNGK; from the coding sequence ATGAAATTCAGTGATTTTGACAGAAGAGCCTGGGAGATTGACGGTCAATATTATGATACCTGCATCATTCCGTATAGCGGACTTCAGGGTACGGAGAATCCGCCTGAGACCGCCACGTTACTTGAACGGCAGCGTGATTTCCTGGAATTGGCCGAACAACCGTACAAGGGGCGGGTCGTGACTTATCCGGCGGTACAGTATGCAGGGCCCGGAATGACAGCTATTGTGAATGAACTTTGCCGAAAAGTCAAATCCAGCGGCTTCCAGTACGTAATCGTGATGTCTGCTAATGAAGGACTGCGTAAGGAGGATGTTTTTGAAAGCGATTTACTCCTTTGCCTGACTGAGATAATGTCCGATTCCAGAGCCTCGGTAAGCGCATATGTACGTAGTGAAATCCAGGCCTTATGGCAGAATGGGAAATGA
- a CDS encoding IDEAL domain-containing protein, translating into MDKMKATYEVMLGLAAEMVWDEALRKRRTDMLYRKIDTALAAGDEAAFRNLTEELKSLA; encoded by the coding sequence ATGGACAAAATGAAGGCTACTTATGAAGTGATGCTGGGGCTGGCTGCGGAAATGGTGTGGGATGAAGCGTTAAGAAAGCGTCGTACCGACATGTTGTACCGGAAGATCGACACGGCGCTGGCTGCTGGTGATGAGGCAGCTTTCCGGAATCTGACTGAAGAACTGAAAAGTTTGGCATAG
- a CDS encoding gamma carbonic anhydrase family protein produces the protein MRIAYGSYIPQLDESVYVAEGAKLVGDVRISKQSSVWFNAVLRGDLAPVIIGERCNIQDGVVGHVAEGLPLVLEDDISVGHSAIIHGCRIGKGTLIGMGAIVLNGAEIGEYALVGAGSIVTENKIIPPYTLSLGTPAKVVRELTEQDLLRMARTSESYVKKALEYGIS, from the coding sequence ATGCGGATTGCCTATGGGAGTTACATACCGCAGCTTGACGAATCAGTATATGTGGCGGAAGGCGCAAAGCTCGTTGGCGATGTAAGAATAAGCAAACAATCCAGTGTCTGGTTCAACGCCGTACTTCGCGGTGACCTGGCACCGGTGATTATCGGAGAGCGCTGCAATATCCAGGACGGTGTGGTCGGCCATGTGGCGGAAGGATTGCCGCTGGTGCTGGAGGATGACATCTCGGTCGGGCATTCAGCAATCATCCACGGCTGCCGGATAGGCAAGGGCACATTAATCGGAATGGGTGCAATTGTACTGAACGGAGCAGAGATTGGTGAATATGCTTTAGTAGGAGCCGGCTCCATTGTAACCGAGAACAAAATCATTCCTCCGTACACGCTCTCCTTGGGCACACCGGCCAAAGTGGTCCGTGAATTGACTGAGCAGGATCTGCTGAGGATGGCACGCACAAGTGAAAGCTATGTAAAAAAAGCATTGGAATACGGAATTTCTTAA
- a CDS encoding histidine phosphatase family protein — MLIGLIRHGLTDWNAVGKIQGQSDIPLNDEGRLQAEMLGDRLLREPYHWDYCITSSLSRAAETGKIVAAKLGIPLLEPDDRIRERAYGQVEGMTAEAREAKWGKDWKLLSLGQESDEALQVRGLAFLEDITARFPGKNVLVISHGGFLAQLYTALYKDKYSERLGNLSLTILEKNEQEWNPLVYNCTRHILQKQH, encoded by the coding sequence ATGCTGATCGGCTTAATACGCCATGGGCTGACGGATTGGAATGCGGTAGGTAAAATTCAGGGACAAAGTGATATTCCGCTGAATGATGAAGGCAGGCTGCAGGCTGAGATGCTGGGTGACCGGCTGCTGCGTGAGCCTTACCACTGGGACTATTGTATTACCAGCAGCTTGTCGCGTGCAGCAGAGACCGGCAAGATCGTAGCGGCCAAGCTGGGTATTCCTCTGCTTGAGCCGGATGACCGTATCCGTGAGCGTGCCTACGGCCAGGTGGAGGGCATGACAGCTGAAGCCCGTGAAGCCAAATGGGGCAAGGATTGGAAGCTGCTGTCTTTGGGGCAGGAGAGCGATGAGGCGCTTCAGGTCCGGGGTCTTGCATTCCTGGAGGATATTACGGCCCGCTTCCCGGGTAAGAATGTTCTGGTCATCTCCCATGGAGGATTCCTTGCGCAGCTCTACACCGCGCTTTACAAAGACAAATATTCGGAACGGCTCGGCAATCTCTCACTCACGATTCTGGAGAAGAACGAGCAGGAATGGAATCCTTTAGTGTACAACTGTACCCGTCATATATTACAAAAACAGCATTAA
- a CDS encoding sigma-70 family RNA polymerase sigma factor, with amino-acid sequence MTDSQLIQLIKQGDTELYSELMRRYQRKILAFVYHMLKNSHMELIAEDLCSETFYKAFRSLHSFREVDASFSTWLYTIARNTVLSELRKNRAGNVSLEESGYTPVAPLDVAPEQAALRKERMELVREAINNLPEKQRSALILREYDQMDYQEIAVILDQSVSSVKSLLFRARSSVKLQLESYFYEPEVEEQAERV; translated from the coding sequence ATGACGGATTCCCAGTTGATCCAGCTAATCAAGCAAGGCGATACAGAATTATACTCGGAACTCATGCGACGATATCAACGCAAGATATTGGCGTTTGTGTACCACATGCTGAAGAACTCCCATATGGAGCTGATTGCCGAAGACCTCTGTTCAGAGACCTTCTACAAAGCCTTCCGGAGTCTTCATTCCTTCAGGGAAGTGGATGCTTCGTTCTCCACATGGCTGTACACGATTGCCCGCAATACAGTGCTGAGTGAACTTCGTAAGAACCGTGCCGGGAATGTATCGCTCGAAGAGAGCGGATATACGCCTGTGGCACCGCTTGATGTTGCCCCGGAACAGGCAGCATTACGCAAGGAACGGATGGAACTCGTCCGCGAAGCAATTAACAATCTCCCGGAGAAACAGCGTTCCGCGCTGATTCTGCGTGAATATGATCAGATGGATTACCAGGAAATTGCCGTGATTCTGGATCAGAGCGTTAGCTCAGTGAAGTCACTGCTGTTCCGGGCAAGGAGCAGTGTGAAGCTGCAGCTCGAATCCTATTTCTATGAGCCTGAAGTTGAAGAGCAGGCTGAGAGGGTGTAA
- a CDS encoding prephenate dehydrogenase — MTTKIAIFGVGLIGGSLALCFKGKEGLTVVGHAHRPESATKYVSRGVVDQATLSLEEAALDADYIFLCVPVGMLEDYLQRLSRLPLKPGCIITDVGSTKASIAACALTLDIPGVHFIGGHPMAGSERSGVEAASSLLFENAYYVLTPPPGVPEEAYQALESLLLHTRAQIVRLDPERHDEIVGAISHLPHIIAVALVNQIHAYDHSDSLYSTLAAGGFRDITRIASSDPIIWRDILLNNRSVMLRLLKDWNDEVSSFIHLLESGDGAGIESAFQEANQFRSQLPERRKGMITPLFDLHIDVPDHPGIIGRIATELGDQGINLSNVQIIESREDVPGIMRLSFRQENDMERARILLQENDYTVYM, encoded by the coding sequence ATGACGACAAAAATAGCAATTTTCGGTGTCGGCCTGATCGGCGGCTCACTGGCCCTTTGCTTCAAAGGCAAGGAGGGTCTGACCGTTGTAGGCCATGCCCACCGGCCTGAATCTGCGACTAAATATGTGAGCAGAGGTGTGGTTGATCAAGCAACATTATCACTTGAAGAAGCAGCACTGGATGCGGATTATATTTTTCTGTGTGTGCCGGTTGGAATGCTTGAGGACTATCTTCAGCGGTTAAGCAGGTTGCCGCTGAAGCCGGGCTGCATCATTACAGATGTCGGCAGCACCAAGGCCAGCATCGCCGCGTGTGCCCTTACACTGGATATTCCCGGTGTACATTTCATTGGAGGCCATCCCATGGCCGGATCAGAGCGTTCAGGCGTAGAGGCAGCCTCCTCCTTACTGTTCGAGAATGCGTACTACGTGCTCACGCCCCCGCCAGGCGTACCTGAAGAGGCATACCAGGCTCTGGAGTCGCTCCTGCTACATACGAGAGCCCAGATTGTCCGGCTTGATCCAGAGCGCCACGATGAGATTGTTGGAGCGATCAGCCATCTGCCGCATATTATTGCGGTAGCCCTAGTGAATCAGATTCATGCATATGACCATTCGGATTCCTTGTACAGCACACTTGCTGCGGGGGGCTTCCGTGATATTACCCGCATTGCTTCGAGCGATCCGATCATCTGGCGCGATATTCTGCTGAATAACCGCTCTGTGATGCTGCGGCTGCTGAAGGATTGGAACGATGAAGTGTCCTCATTCATTCATCTGCTGGAGAGCGGGGATGGTGCAGGGATCGAGTCGGCCTTCCAGGAGGCGAATCAATTCCGCAGCCAGCTTCCTGAGCGGCGCAAGGGAATGATCACTCCGCTGTTCGATCTGCATATTGATGTACCCGATCATCCCGGCATTATCGGCCGCATTGCTACGGAGCTGGGCGACCAGGGCATCAACCTTAGCAATGTGCAGATTATTGAGAGCCGCGAGGATGTTCCCGGGATCATGCGCTTGTCCTTCCGCCAGGAGAACGATATGGAGCGGGCCAGAATTTTGCTGCAGGAGAATGATTATACCGTATATATGTAA
- the hisC gene encoding histidinol-phosphate transaminase yields MNPKPNIVDLPVYKPGKPIEEVKKELGLSEVIKLASNENPYGAAPSAKAAIVAELDNLFLYPDGSAAELTAALAKHLGVAGDRIIFGCGSDEIIALIARAFFLPGDETIMADQTFSVYKSNADIEGAVTIEVPLKDGTHDLDAMLAKITDRTKIVWICNPNNPTGTIVPEDALISFLDAVPAGVMVVLDEAYYEYVTDLSYTDGIKLIDKYPNLVVLRTFSKIYGLAALRIGYGVASQQVISLINQVREPFNTTRLAQVAAVAALSDQEYVQQCRALNSAGIVQLEAEFARLGLTSFPAHGNFIMVDVRKPASEVFDTLLRQGIIVRTGFHRYPTYLRVTIGSAEQNTAFVAALEQALKEQEVRA; encoded by the coding sequence ATGAATCCAAAACCGAATATTGTTGACCTTCCTGTCTACAAGCCCGGGAAACCAATTGAAGAAGTCAAGAAAGAGCTGGGCTTAAGCGAAGTCATTAAGCTGGCATCCAATGAGAACCCTTACGGGGCTGCACCAAGTGCAAAGGCCGCTATTGTAGCGGAGCTGGATAACCTCTTTTTATACCCGGACGGCTCTGCCGCTGAGCTGACGGCAGCGCTGGCTAAGCATCTGGGCGTGGCGGGTGACCGTATTATTTTTGGATGCGGATCGGATGAGATTATTGCTCTGATTGCCCGTGCCTTCTTCCTGCCCGGTGACGAGACGATTATGGCCGATCAGACCTTCTCTGTATATAAGAGCAATGCCGATATAGAAGGGGCAGTAACCATAGAAGTCCCGCTTAAGGACGGAACGCATGATCTGGATGCGATGCTGGCGAAGATTACTGACCGGACCAAGATCGTCTGGATCTGCAATCCGAACAATCCGACCGGTACCATTGTGCCCGAGGATGCTCTGATTTCGTTCCTGGATGCAGTACCTGCTGGCGTTATGGTAGTTCTGGATGAGGCCTATTACGAATATGTGACCGATCTCAGCTACACCGACGGCATTAAACTGATCGACAAATATCCAAATTTGGTAGTCCTTCGTACCTTCTCCAAGATCTATGGTCTTGCTGCGCTCCGTATCGGCTATGGTGTAGCCAGCCAGCAGGTGATTTCCCTGATTAATCAGGTGCGTGAGCCGTTCAATACGACCCGCCTGGCTCAGGTGGCAGCAGTGGCAGCACTTTCCGATCAGGAATATGTGCAGCAGTGCCGTGCGCTTAACAGTGCAGGGATTGTGCAGCTTGAGGCGGAATTCGCGCGTCTCGGGCTTACGTCGTTCCCGGCTCACGGCAACTTCATTATGGTGGATGTACGCAAGCCTGCTAGTGAAGTCTTCGATACGTTGCTGCGCCAAGGAATCATCGTCAGAACAGGCTTCCACCGGTATCCGACCTACCTGCGGGTGACCATCGGCTCCGCCGAGCAGAACACAGCCTTCGTAGCTGCCCTGGAGCAAGCGCTGAAGGAGCAGGAAGTTCGCGCATAA
- the trpA gene encoding tryptophan synthase subunit alpha gives MTTETTNRMDQTFNRLKAEGRTALIPFLTVGDPDLGTTLDIIAELEAAGADILELGVPYSDPLADGPVIQRASARALRSKVHLRTCMETALKARQAGSGLPFILFTYYNPVLQMGLDTFFAELNTHEISGLIIPDLPVEESEDMRARSRAAGVNLIPLVAPTSSERIARIVSGASGFVYCVSSLGVTGERSSFHSGVDEFIASVRRSTDLPVAVGFGISTGEQVSRFAKICDGVVVGSAIVRKVEEVIPLLSQPQTRSAGLLQIREFVAQLRPN, from the coding sequence ATGACAACTGAGACGACAAACCGGATGGACCAGACGTTTAACCGATTGAAGGCAGAAGGCCGTACTGCCCTAATTCCGTTCCTTACCGTAGGCGATCCTGATCTCGGGACTACACTGGATATTATCGCTGAGTTGGAGGCAGCCGGAGCGGATATTCTGGAGCTTGGTGTTCCTTACTCCGATCCGCTTGCCGACGGTCCGGTAATCCAGCGGGCGTCCGCAAGAGCGCTGCGCAGCAAGGTTCATCTGCGCACCTGTATGGAGACGGCGCTGAAAGCAAGGCAGGCAGGCAGCGGGCTGCCGTTCATCCTGTTCACGTATTATAATCCGGTGCTGCAGATGGGGCTGGATACGTTTTTTGCGGAGCTGAATACCCATGAGATCAGCGGGCTGATTATTCCAGACCTGCCGGTTGAGGAATCAGAAGATATGCGTGCACGCAGCCGTGCCGCTGGAGTGAATCTCATTCCGCTCGTGGCCCCGACCTCCAGCGAACGGATTGCCCGGATCGTATCCGGCGCAAGCGGCTTTGTCTATTGCGTATCCTCGCTCGGTGTAACCGGGGAACGCTCAAGCTTCCACAGCGGAGTAGATGAGTTCATTGCGTCCGTCCGCCGGTCTACGGACCTGCCGGTCGCTGTAGGATTCGGAATTTCTACTGGAGAGCAGGTATCCCGTTTTGCCAAGATCTGTGATGGTGTAGTAGTGGGTAGCGCCATTGTCCGCAAGGTCGAGGAGGTTATTCCCCTGCTGTCCCAGCCTCAGACGAGAAGCGCCGGACTGTTGCAAATTCGTGAATTTGTGGCACAATTAAGACCTAATTAA
- the trpB gene encoding tryptophan synthase subunit beta encodes MIQVPDKNGRFGSFGGRFVPETLMTALIELEEAYHKFSADPSFQEEIDYLLKQYSGRETPLYYAERLSKQLGEAKIYLKREDLNHTGAHKINNAIGQGILAKMMGKTKVIAETGAGQHGVATATVAALLGMECKVFMGEEDTRRQALNVFRMKLLGAEVIPVTSGSRTLKDAGNEALRYWVSNVEDTFYVLGSAVGPHPYPMMVRNFQRIIGDETRRQILEAEGRLPDLLVAAVGGGSNAIGMFYPFMEDEQVAMIGVEAAGKGVDTPFHAATMSKGSHGVFQGSMSYLLQDEHGQVIEAHSISAGLDYPGVGPEHSYLKDIQRAQYVPVTDAEALDALKLLCVTEGIIPALESAHAIAHVVKLGKTLTKEDIVVICLSGRGDKDVESIMAYTEGAEQQ; translated from the coding sequence ATGATACAAGTACCGGACAAAAATGGACGTTTTGGTTCTTTTGGAGGCCGCTTCGTTCCTGAGACCTTGATGACTGCACTGATTGAGCTGGAAGAGGCTTACCATAAATTCTCGGCAGACCCGTCCTTTCAGGAGGAAATAGATTATCTGCTCAAGCAATATTCGGGGCGCGAGACCCCGCTATATTATGCAGAGCGGCTAAGTAAACAGCTTGGCGAGGCCAAGATCTATCTGAAGCGGGAGGACCTCAATCATACAGGCGCCCACAAGATCAACAACGCTATCGGACAAGGCATCCTGGCCAAAATGATGGGTAAAACCAAGGTGATTGCCGAAACCGGCGCAGGCCAGCACGGAGTAGCTACAGCTACGGTAGCCGCCTTGCTCGGTATGGAATGTAAGGTGTTCATGGGCGAAGAGGATACCCGCCGCCAGGCGCTGAATGTCTTCCGGATGAAGCTGCTCGGGGCAGAGGTTATTCCGGTGACCTCCGGCTCCAGAACGCTGAAGGATGCCGGGAATGAGGCGCTCCGCTACTGGGTGAGCAATGTGGAAGATACGTTCTACGTGCTTGGCTCTGCGGTAGGCCCCCATCCGTATCCGATGATGGTCCGCAACTTCCAGCGGATTATCGGGGATGAGACCCGCCGCCAGATTCTCGAGGCCGAAGGGCGTTTGCCGGATCTGCTGGTTGCCGCAGTAGGCGGAGGCAGCAATGCCATCGGTATGTTCTATCCGTTCATGGAGGATGAGCAGGTGGCGATGATTGGTGTTGAAGCTGCCGGTAAAGGCGTAGACACTCCGTTCCATGCAGCAACCATGAGCAAGGGAAGCCATGGCGTGTTCCAGGGCTCGATGAGCTATCTGCTGCAGGATGAGCATGGACAGGTCATCGAGGCCCATTCCATATCGGCCGGACTCGATTATCCGGGCGTGGGGCCTGAGCATTCCTATCTCAAGGACATTCAACGTGCCCAGTATGTACCGGTGACCGATGCGGAAGCGCTGGATGCGCTCAAGCTGCTCTGCGTGACGGAAGGCATTATTCCCGCCTTGGAGTCGGCTCATGCCATTGCCCATGTGGTGAAGCTCGGCAAGACGCTGACCAAGGAAGATATTGTGGTGATCTGCCTGTCGGGACGCGGCGACAAAGATGTCGAATCCATTATGGCTTATACGGAAGGGGCGGAGCAGCAATGA
- a CDS encoding phosphoribosylanthranilate isomerase, which yields MTEPLVKICGLQGVEVLKSMNSLPLDYIGLVFAPSRRRVTAGVAAELIAELGNWKSEPVPRPVGVFVNPGLSELAELLQTVRLDVVQLHGQESPQFCAEVKAAFPQVKVWKALSVAGRNTDTGDEIQPLLDSYAGIIDALLLDTYDPQDSGGTGRTFDWEQIPLYQQAAAKHALPLFIAGGLHPDNVNELLDGYAPYGVDVSSGVESNGSKDIAKMTAFVERVKQS from the coding sequence GTGACTGAACCTCTCGTAAAAATCTGTGGACTTCAGGGCGTTGAAGTGCTAAAATCTATGAATAGTTTGCCGCTCGATTATATAGGCCTGGTATTTGCACCCAGCCGACGAAGGGTTACCGCGGGTGTGGCTGCGGAGCTGATTGCAGAGCTGGGCAACTGGAAGTCTGAGCCTGTGCCCCGACCGGTGGGCGTATTCGTTAACCCCGGCCTTTCTGAGCTGGCAGAGCTGCTTCAAACGGTACGGCTGGATGTTGTGCAGCTTCATGGACAAGAGAGTCCGCAGTTCTGCGCGGAGGTCAAGGCGGCTTTTCCCCAGGTTAAGGTCTGGAAGGCTCTTTCGGTTGCCGGACGTAATACTGATACAGGGGATGAGATTCAACCTCTGCTGGACAGCTATGCGGGCATCATTGATGCACTGCTGCTGGATACCTATGATCCGCAGGACAGTGGCGGAACGGGCCGTACATTTGATTGGGAGCAGATCCCCTTATACCAGCAAGCGGCGGCGAAGCATGCGCTGCCTTTATTTATAGCCGGAGGCTTGCATCCGGACAATGTGAACGAGCTGCTGGACGGCTACGCCCCTTATGGCGTGGATGTCTCCAGCGGAGTAGAGAGTAACGGCAGTAAGGACATTGCCAAAATGACAGCTTTCGTAGAAAGGGTGAAGCAATCATGA
- the trpC gene encoding indole-3-glycerol phosphate synthase TrpC has translation MYLDRIVATKVKEVEALSVQFSLAVAERSIAGLPATRGFRSALTERRNREMGLIAEVKKASPSKGLIRADFDPVTIARGYEAGGADCLSVLTDKDYFQGSGVYLQQVREAVKLPLLRKDFIIDEKQIYEARLLGADAILLIAAILTPQQLAAFTDSAAALGLDILIEVHDRSELETVLSTGKAEHPGVLLGINNRNLKTFETSLSATEELAALLPAGLPVISESGITGPEDIAYLRKTRATGVLVGEYLMRQPDVEQAVYQLLGPLPAGKDRVQRD, from the coding sequence ATGTATCTTGACCGGATTGTTGCCACGAAGGTAAAAGAGGTAGAAGCGTTAAGCGTGCAATTCTCGCTCGCTGTGGCGGAGCGCTCCATTGCAGGTTTGCCTGCTACCAGAGGCTTCCGCAGTGCCCTGACTGAACGCCGGAACCGGGAGATGGGGCTGATCGCCGAAGTGAAGAAGGCCTCGCCGTCCAAGGGGCTGATCCGGGCCGATTTTGATCCGGTGACGATTGCCCGGGGTTATGAAGCGGGAGGTGCCGATTGTCTGTCCGTGCTGACGGACAAGGATTATTTTCAGGGCAGCGGCGTGTATCTCCAGCAAGTAAGAGAGGCGGTGAAGCTTCCGCTACTACGTAAGGACTTCATTATCGATGAAAAGCAGATCTATGAGGCCCGCCTGCTTGGAGCAGATGCCATTCTGCTGATTGCGGCCATTCTGACCCCGCAGCAGCTCGCCGCGTTCACTGACTCTGCTGCCGCGCTTGGGCTCGATATCCTGATTGAGGTCCATGACCGCAGCGAACTGGAGACGGTGTTGTCTACAGGTAAGGCCGAACATCCCGGGGTTCTGCTGGGCATCAATAACCGGAATCTCAAGACGTTCGAAACGTCGCTCTCCGCTACGGAGGAGCTGGCAGCCCTTCTACCCGCTGGTCTTCCCGTAATCAGCGAGAGCGGGATTACCGGGCCGGAGGATATTGCGTATCTCCGTAAGACACGGGCAACCGGTGTGCTGGTCGGAGAATACCTTATGCGCCAGCCGGATGTAGAGCAGGCAGTCTATCAGCTGCTCGGTCCGCTTCCTGCCGGGAAGGATCGTGTGCAGCGTGACTGA
- the trpD gene encoding anthranilate phosphoribosyltransferase, protein MDASQLLQSGIAGLIEGKDLTRTQAREIMGTIMEGAASPAQIGSLLTALRIKGETVEEITGFAEAMRGFGTQVLTERSQLLDTCGTGGSGIHKFNISTASAIISSAASVRVAKHGNRSASGRAGSADVLEALGVNIHLNAEQARQCLDSIGICFLFAQIYHPSMKHAAAPRRELGVRTVFNMLGPLTNPAGADRQLMGIYDRNKTETVAKVLGELGSKRAMIVSSLDGLDEISISAPTQVSELKHGVVSTYVITPQELGLSQHPLEDVMGGDAAENAAIITTVLEGNINPYRDIVLANAGACIYVAGLADTLKEGVDRAREVVDSGAALSKLEQLKAMTKELDYVS, encoded by the coding sequence ATGGACGCAAGCCAGTTACTACAATCAGGAATTGCCGGTTTAATCGAGGGTAAGGATCTTACCCGTACGCAGGCCCGGGAGATTATGGGCACGATTATGGAAGGTGCAGCTTCACCAGCGCAGATCGGGTCGCTGCTGACCGCGCTGCGGATCAAAGGGGAGACCGTTGAAGAAATCACCGGCTTCGCAGAGGCGATGCGCGGTTTCGGCACACAGGTGCTTACAGAGCGGAGCCAACTGCTGGATACCTGCGGCACGGGCGGCTCTGGCATTCATAAATTCAATATCTCCACAGCTTCGGCAATCATCTCTTCCGCTGCTTCTGTAAGAGTGGCGAAGCATGGCAACCGTTCGGCATCCGGCAGAGCGGGCAGTGCAGATGTGCTGGAGGCGCTTGGTGTTAATATTCATCTGAATGCGGAGCAGGCGCGGCAATGTCTGGATAGTATCGGCATCTGCTTCCTGTTCGCACAAATCTATCATCCGTCCATGAAGCATGCCGCTGCTCCCCGCCGTGAGCTGGGTGTGCGGACGGTCTTCAATATGCTGGGCCCGCTGACCAATCCGGCCGGAGCAGACCGGCAGCTGATGGGCATCTACGACCGTAACAAGACAGAGACGGTTGCCAAGGTCCTGGGTGAGCTCGGCTCCAAGCGGGCGATGATTGTCAGCAGCCTGGACGGCCTGGATGAGATCAGCATCTCGGCACCGACTCAGGTCTCCGAGCTGAAGCATGGCGTAGTCAGCACCTACGTAATTACACCGCAGGAGCTTGGCCTCAGCCAGCATCCGCTGGAGGATGTCATGGGTGGTGATGCCGCAGAGAATGCGGCGATTATCACTACAGTGCTGGAGGGTAATATCAATCCGTACCGTGATATCGTACTCGCGAATGCCGGAGCTTGCATCTATGTCGCCGGTCTAGCGGATACACTTAAGGAAGGCGTGGACCGTGCCAGAGAGGTTGTGGATTCAGGGGCGGCCCTGAGCAAGCTGGAACAGTTAAAAGCGATGACAAAGGAGCTTGATTATGTATCTTGA